The following are from one region of the Corylus avellana chromosome ca1, CavTom2PMs-1.0 genome:
- the LOC132174818 gene encoding putative disease resistance RPP13-like protein 1 — protein sequence MILSDDARGNEMSVIAIVGMGGMGKTTLAQFVYNDNRVKKHFNNLDAWVCVSEEFDVFKITKTILEAVTSSTCDIKDLNQLQLRLRECLTGKKFLLVLDDVWNETYVQWEALCKPFKNGAQGSKVLVTTRNNSVVSVARALSYHLMELPEEDCWSLFAKHAFHDGNSNAHGELEVIGRKVIEKCGGLPLAVKTIGALLRSKPDVNEWDKILKSELWDLPIDEMGILSALRLSYKYLSSPLKQCFAYCSIFPKDYAFKKDQLILLWMAEGYIYQPKNRTMEEVGNEYFLTLESRSLFQKSSDDKSCFVMHDLVSDLAKSISGQFISRLEDGCSHEIVNNTRHLSYFFKQEFHSLKKFETLQKAKRLHTFLHLDMSGYNWPGYYLSKKVAHDLLPTLRCLRLFSLSKYRNITELPESIGKLKHLRYLDLSFTEVQRLPDSICQLCNLQTLRLSNCKKLVALPRDMWKLISLRHLDITKTGIKEMPIHLGRLKCLQTLTKFIVGKGSGTCIGELGNFTNLQGIAFYIGAPKC from the coding sequence ATGATACTCTCAGATGATGCACGTGGCAATGAGATGAGTGTGATTGCTATAGTCGGCATGGGAGGGATGGGCAAGACCACCCTTGCTCAGTTTGTATACAATGACAATAGGGTGAAGAAGCACTTTAATAACCTTGATGCATGGGTTTGTGTTTCTGAAGAATTTGACGTGTTCAAGATAACGAAAACAATTCTGGAGGCAGTAACTTCGTCAACTTGTGATATTAAGGATCTAAATCAACTTCAACTTAGACTAAGGGAGTGTTTAACGGGAAAGAAGTTTCtacttgttttagatgatgtttGGAATGAAACTTATGTTCAATGGGAGGCATTGTGTAAACCCTTCAAAAATGGGGCACAAGGAAGTAAGGTCCTTGTAACAACGCGTAATAATAGTGTTGTATCAGTTGCTAGAGCTCTGTCTTATCATCTAATGGAGTTACCGGAAGAAGATTGTTGGTCACTATTTGCAAAGCATGCATTCCATGATGGTAACTCTAATGCACATGGAGAGCTAGAAGTAATAGGTAGAAAAGTCATTGAAAAGTGCGGAGGCCTTCCATTAGCAGTGAAGACAATTGGTGCTTTATTAAGATCTAAACCAGATGTTAATGAATGGGATAAGATATTAAAGAGTGAATTATGGGATTTGCCAATTGATGAGATGGGTATTCTTTCAGCTCTAAGGTTAAGTTACAAATATCTCTCTTCACCTCTAAAGCAATGCTTTGCTTATTGTTCAATATTCCCAAAGGATTATGCTTTCAAAAAAGATCAATTAATCTTGTTATGGATGGCGGAAGGTTACATATATCAACCCAAAAACAGAACAATGGAAGAAGTTGGTAATGAGTATTTCCTCACTCTAGAATCAAGATCATTATTCCAAAAATCAAGTGATGACAAGTCATGTTTTGTAATGCATGATCTTGTGAGTGATTTAGCAAAATCTATATCTGGACAATTTATTTCAAGGTTGGAGGATGGTTGTTCTCACGAGATAGTAAACAATACTCGCCACTTGtcctattttttcaaacaagaaTTTCATAGCTTAAAGAAGTTTGAGACCCTTCAGAAAGCTAAGAGGTTGCACACTTTCCTACATTTAGATATGTCAGGTTATAATTGGCCCGGTTACTACTTGAGTAAAAAAGTAGCACATGATTTACTGCCGACACTAAGATGCTTACGGCTGTTTTCTCTGTCCAAGTATAGGAACATTACTGAATTGCCAGAGTCAATTGGCAAACTTAAACACCTACGTTACTTGGATCTCTCTTTCACTGAAGTTCAAAGACTACCTGATTCTATATGTCAATTGTGCAATTTGCAGACATTGAGATTGTCAAATTGTAAAAAGCTTGTTGCGTTGCCAAGAGATATGTGGAAACTCATTAGTTTACGTCATCTTGATATTACCAAAACAGGCATAAAAGAGATGCCGATACATTTGGGTAGATTAAAATGCCTCCAGACGTTGACGAAATTTATCGTTGGCAAAGGTAGTGGGACTTGCATTGGAGAGTTAGGAAATTTTACAAATCTTCAAGGGATCGCTTTCT